Part of the Tolypothrix sp. PCC 7910 genome, TGGTGAATGGCGGTGGCGATCCTATGATGGTTTGGGAAGAAGCGATCGCAATCGGTAATGCTCTCAATAAGATGGGTATTAAGCAGGTGAAAGGAAATCTGGTGATTACTGGGTCTTTCTCCATGAATTTTCAACGTCACCCGCTATTAGCAGGGCAATTATTTAAGCAAGCGCTAAATTCTGCTACTTGGACTCGTCCGGCGATTTACACATACTCGATTATGCCGAAAGGCACACCAAAACCACAATTGGCGATTGCGGGGACTGTGAAAGTTGAACCGCAAGCAAACCCACAACAAGCTGTGCTAATTCGTCATCTCTCTTTGCCGATGAGACAAATTATCAAAGAGATGAACGTTTTCAGTAATAACGATATAGCAGAAATGCTCGCAGAGTCGGTAGGAGGACATATTGTAGTTCAATCTACTGCGGCAAAGCTAGCTAGAGTTCCAGAGGGAGAAATTCAGTTAATTAATGGTTCGGGATTAGGCCAAGAAAATCGCATCTCTCCCCGTGCTGTTTGTGCGATGTTAATGGCAATGCAACAAGAAGCAGTGGCTCGTAATCTCACTTTAGCGGATCTATTTCCCATGTCTGGGTTCGATCATCGGGGGACACTGCACTCCAGACACATGCCGACGGGTACAGTGATGAAAACAGGGACTTTGCGAGATGTGAGTGCTTTAGCTGGTGTTATGCCAACCCGCGATCGCGGTTTAGTCTGGTTTGCCATTATCAACCGTGGTAACAACGTCTCCGGTTTCCGTGCTGGACAAGACCAACTATTACAACGTTTGGTACAAAAGTTGCAATTAGCACCACAAATCCCCGCAGCTTTAACTCCTCATTCCACGATCAATACTTTACCGGAACTCGGTGCCAGTAGCCGTAATCAAATTTTGTTTAAAAGTTAGTTATTTGTCCTTTGTCATTTGTCTTTTGTCCTTTGTGTAATGACTAATGACCAATGACCAATGACCAATAACCAATGACCAATGACCAATAACTATTGCCCCTTCACTTTTTCTTGAGGAATAATTTCTGTAACTACCCTACCGCCAGTATTGCCGCCTTTAACAACGATGTTTTCGGTTTGCAGATTACCTACCGCTGTTTCACCGGCAAAATTTAATGGTGGATCAACTTGTCGATACGCTACATTACCCTGCGCTTCTACTAATTTTTTGTCTAGATACCAAGTTAATGTTCGTGACTTTAAAGACTGGCGACGCTGACCAATAGCGTTGACATTGCCTGTTAAATAAACTGTTTTTTGTGGTATCTTCATTTCACCTTGGTTTGCGGTTACTGTTACATTTTCCGCTTGATGAAAGACACGCACAGGTGAAGTAGTGGTGACAGTTTCGGTATTCATGTTCCAGTTCATAGAGTTACTAGCTATTTGCATTGGTGGGTCTAGTAATTCTAGCTGGGCATTTTTTGTCACCGTGGCAATTTTGGTTTTCAAATTAATTTCCGTAGCATTTCCTCGCCCACGGTCAGTAATTTGATTATTTTTGTAGCGGTCAATTTGTACAGGGCGATCGCCAATTAATTTTTCTTCTTTGATTTGCCAAATTAAATGCTCTGTTCGCATTTGTAATTGGGGATCGGCAGAGTTGGCGACGACCTTACCCGATAATTCCATTCGCTGTTCGCGAGTTTTAACTTTCGCTTCCTGTGCTACTGCTTGTAGTTTTGGATGAGTACCGTTAATTTGATTACGGACAATTAATAAATCTTCCTTGGGCCGCCATTCTAATTCATTACCTCGTAATACTATGCCATTCCGAGGGTCTGTAGCCACTATTTTTCCTTTGAGAAATAGTTGTTTCCCATCCTGCTCAATATCTGCTCTTTCTGCTTTAATTTGGTATACTACTTTGCCATCTTGATACAGTTCACCATAGGGGCTTTCTGCTTGACCAATTTGTTTTTCTTTGGTGTATTTTGCTTGTTTAGCATTAACTTTCCAAATTGGTCTTCCTACTTCATCAAACTGTTCAAAATCTACATTAAAAAATGTCAAGTTGCTATCTGTATTTTGTCCAGATGTATTTGAATTATTGGCTTGATTTTTAACAGATTTACCGCTACAAGCAAATAAACCAACTACTAAAAATAACGTTAAAGATAGG contains:
- a CDS encoding D-alanyl-D-alanine carboxypeptidase: MLELLSSGLVSLWLEMAGLQIKPLDALDALAWQSSPGLVLAPDPNPASANTVQEYLKGLITSKLIAQNLTASQGIWMQSGPMLMANHQGTTPLSAASLTKIATSLVAFKTWGPDHQFETVISATGPVTNGVLQGDLVVNGGGDPMMVWEEAIAIGNALNKMGIKQVKGNLVITGSFSMNFQRHPLLAGQLFKQALNSATWTRPAIYTYSIMPKGTPKPQLAIAGTVKVEPQANPQQAVLIRHLSLPMRQIIKEMNVFSNNDIAEMLAESVGGHIVVQSTAAKLARVPEGEIQLINGSGLGQENRISPRAVCAMLMAMQQEAVARNLTLADLFPMSGFDHRGTLHSRHMPTGTVMKTGTLRDVSALAGVMPTRDRGLVWFAIINRGNNVSGFRAGQDQLLQRLVQKLQLAPQIPAALTPHSTINTLPELGASSRNQILFKS
- the lptC gene encoding LPS export ABC transporter periplasmic protein LptC, with protein sequence MKQEADKHQGSSDLGKQGGNKRYSPQFFLLPSLNVSPIKVNWFRLSLTLFLVVGLFACSGKSVKNQANNSNTSGQNTDSNLTFFNVDFEQFDEVGRPIWKVNAKQAKYTKEKQIGQAESPYGELYQDGKVVYQIKAERADIEQDGKQLFLKGKIVATDPRNGIVLRGNELEWRPKEDLLIVRNQINGTHPKLQAVAQEAKVKTREQRMELSGKVVANSADPQLQMRTEHLIWQIKEEKLIGDRPVQIDRYKNNQITDRGRGNATEINLKTKIATVTKNAQLELLDPPMQIASNSMNWNMNTETVTTTSPVRVFHQAENVTVTANQGEMKIPQKTVYLTGNVNAIGQRRQSLKSRTLTWYLDKKLVEAQGNVAYRQVDPPLNFAGETAVGNLQTENIVVKGGNTGGRVVTEIIPQEKVKGQ